Genomic DNA from Acidobacteriota bacterium:
GCGAGTTGGTTCCTCCGAGAACCGCGGCCATCGCCTGAATGGCGACACGGACGACGTTGTTGTACGGCTGCTGGGCCGTCAGCGAGCAGCCGGCGGTCTGCGTGTGGAACCGACACATCATCGACTTCGGATCTTTCGCACCGAACCGATCGCGCATCTCGCGTGCCCAGATCCGACGGGCCGCACGGAACTTGGCGATCTCCTCGAAGAAATCGTTGTGCGAATTGAAAAAGAACGAAAGGCGAGGAGCAAAGTCATCGACGTCGAGACCGGCGCGAATGCCGTACTCGACGTACTCGAGACCATCGCGAAGTGTGAATGCGAGCTCCTGCGCGGCGGTCGAGCCCGCTTCCCGGATGTGATAGCCGGAGATCGAGATCGTGTTGTAGCGCGGTACGTTCTCGGTGCAGAAGCGGAACGTATCGGTCACCAGGCGCATCGAAGGACGCGGCGGATAGATGTACTCCTTCTGCGCAATGTACTCCTTCAGTATGTCGTTCTGCAGTGTGCCGGAGATCTTCTTCCAGTCGGCTCCCTGCTTCTCGGCGACCGCGAGATACATTGCCAGGAGAATCGGCGCCGTGGAGTTGATCGTCATGGAGACGGTCACGTCCTCCAGGCTGATTCCCTCGAAGATCGTCTCCATGTCGGCGAGAGTGTCGACTGCAACCCCGCACTTGCCGACCTCTCCATTGCTGTACTCGTGATCGGAGTCGTAGCCGTAGAGAGTCGGGAGGTGAAACGCGACGGAGAGGCCCGTCTGGCCCTGCTTCAGAAGGTAGTGATAGCGTGCGTTGGTCTGCTCCGCGGTGCCGAATCCCGCGAACTGCCGCATCGTCCATGGCTTCCCGCGATAACCAGTGGGGTGGACGCCTCGGGTGTAGGGAAACTCACCGGGATTACCGAGGTCGCGCTCGTAGTCGAGCCCGGCGACCTGATGTGGCACACCGAGGGGATTGACCGGCGCGCTGCTGGTGGTCGTGAAGTCACTCTTCCAGACCCCCCGCTTTTCGATCATCGGATCATGGGACTCGCGCTTCCACTCCTCCCACTGTCGCTTCACGGTCTCGATGGCTTCGGGAGAGAAGAGGGAGAGCTGGTCGTCCCCGTCGGAGCGTCCGGATAGAGGAGTGCCGCCGCCCGGTTCAGTGATCTCGACTTCGCTCATGGTCTCTTCCTCCCGCAACCTCAGCGTATCACCGCCGGAAAAGCTCAGCGAGCGCCCTTCACCATTTCCTCGAGCGGGCTGTCCACCTTCGTGTAGCCACTCGGAACGTTGAATTCCGAGCTCGGAACGGTCGTCTCTCGAACGTTCGAGACCTCCGTGATCGTCCGCGACTTCACGTTTCTGCCCATCATGACCATCGTGGAATCCGCCTCGGTTTTGAGCGGAAAGCCCTCGATCTTGTCGGAGTACTGCTCGATCAGCGCATCGAGATCCTTCATTCCGGTCTTCAGACCCTTCGACTGAAAAAAGGTCGCGCTCTCCTTCGAGATTTCCGGGGTGGCCCACATGACGGTGCTGCTGTCGACGTTCATCGTCATGTTCATACCCATCATCGACATGATGATGTCGTACTTCGCGTCGACCTGATATTTGGTCGTCGCATAACCCGCGATCGTCCCGCCGGAACCCAGATCCCGGACGTTGATCTTCTGGTTCTTGATCGACATCTCGAAGTTACTCCCCATCGATTCCATCATCGCGGCGAGCTGGTTGAAGATCTGATCGACGGAAAGCTCGAAATAGGTCTGCTCCTTCGGGTCAATGACGACCATCGAAGAGCCCCCATCCTTCGAAACGATGACCGAGCCGGTCTCGAAGATACCTTCATCACCCTCGGTGATCTCCATCCTCATGCTCGACCCTTCGACCTTCGCGACACCAGCCATCTTCGAGTTCTGGCCTTCTCCCGTGGTCGTCATCGAAAAGTCGTAAGCCACTCCGCCGAGGGCGGGAACAGCGAGCACTGCAGCTGCCACAAATATGAAGAAGCGCTTCATGGATTCTTTTCTCCTTTAAGGTTTCTGAACCGGGTAAACTATCGAAAAACAACGAGCTAAGGGGTCGCGACCGCCATGCTAAGATCGCTCTCTCGGCGAGGAAAACGCGAGGGTCGTCCTCGAAATTCGACTCTTTCGCGCCCAGGAAGGATTTCCGACTTGCAAAACAAAGCTTCGCTTCCGGCCGTGGCCCCGTCACGAAGATCACCACTTCGTCCTTCCAACATGAATCTGATGTGTTCGATCGTGCACTTTCCCGAAAGAGATACGAGCGGACTGAACGTCGACAACTTAAACGGCTCCTGTGAAACGAGTGCGAATCTGGCGGGCTCCGGCAGAAAGCCCGGGCCCGCTTTGTTTGGCGTTCTCGGATGGAATACAGGACGATCGAGGTCGCGGAGATTCTCGGGCTCTCGCCGGCGCAGGTCAGGCGGCATGCCCGAAGCGGCTACGTCGAGCCTCGACGGGGACCGAGAAACGTCTATCTCTTCTCGTTCCAGGATCTGATCATTCTCCGAGTCGCCACCGAGCTCGTCCGATCGAACCTCCCCGCGCGACGCGTCCGGCGATCCCTCGAGCGGCTTCGTTCGCAGCTCCCCGCAGGCCGTTCGCTG
This window encodes:
- a CDS encoding methylmalonyl-CoA mutase family protein — encoded protein: MIEKRGVWKSDFTTTSSAPVNPLGVPHQVAGLDYERDLGNPGEFPYTRGVHPTGYRGKPWTMRQFAGFGTAEQTNARYHYLLKQGQTGLSVAFHLPTLYGYDSDHEYSNGEVGKCGVAVDTLADMETIFEGISLEDVTVSMTINSTAPILLAMYLAVAEKQGADWKKISGTLQNDILKEYIAQKEYIYPPRPSMRLVTDTFRFCTENVPRYNTISISGYHIREAGSTAAQELAFTLRDGLEYVEYGIRAGLDVDDFAPRLSFFFNSHNDFFEEIAKFRAARRIWAREMRDRFGAKDPKSMMCRFHTQTAGCSLTAQQPYNNVVRVAIQAMAAVLGGTNSLHTNSLDETMALPTEQAARIALRTQQVIAHESGLVNTTDPLGGSWFVEEATNRIEAECLEYFRRIDELGGMVEAIEAGFPQREIWDASYRYQRAIDSGEKIIVGVNEFRMDEEDPYDILYIDDSIAEGQIAALNEIRNERDQAKVERTLQALRDAAKIETENTMPFILDCVKAYASVGEISDALRDVFGTYQEPAAF
- a CDS encoding DUF4412 domain-containing protein; protein product: MKRFFIFVAAAVLAVPALGGVAYDFSMTTTGEGQNSKMAGVAKVEGSSMRMEITEGDEGIFETGSVIVSKDGGSSMVVIDPKEQTYFELSVDQIFNQLAAMMESMGSNFEMSIKNQKINVRDLGSGGTIAGYATTKYQVDAKYDIIMSMMGMNMTMNVDSSTVMWATPEISKESATFFQSKGLKTGMKDLDALIEQYSDKIEGFPLKTEADSTMVMMGRNVKSRTITEVSNVRETTVPSSEFNVPSGYTKVDSPLEEMVKGAR